TGCAATTACATCTACGTCATGTGGGCGTCGTTTGGATTTCTTTAATAAATCATTCACAGTTTCAATGGCCAGTTGCGCCCAATATGAACTCAGTTCACAGCTTTTTTCTAGGTCACGCTGATCAATACAATCCAATAGCTTTTGTCTAAATGATTGACTGTAGGGAGCTTGATGAGAAGCGATAATCTCTATATTAGCGGGGTTATTGTCTTCAACGCCTTGATAAGAAAACAAAACAGCATCCATACCGTCCATTGAGGTTCCAGACATTAAACCAATTGTTATAAAAGGCTTCATATGCCCTAAGAACATGCTATACTATGCCGATAAATGCAAAAAACAATGTTAAATAAGAATAAAAAGTCGTCACAACGTAGTTCTGATTTTGATCAGCAACCTTGCCTCTATGTTCTCAATGGATTTGATACAGGGAAAATGATTCATATTTATCAACAATCTATGAGTATTGGGTCAACGAAGACTAATGATATCGTTTTAAGAGGTCAAGGTGTTGATGATATGCATGCTCGTTTAGATATTGTAGATAGAAAAAATATTACTTTGAGTAATTACTCTAATAACTATCCTACGCTTATTAATGGCCAAATCATTAACCAAACCAGTATTAAAGCGAGCGATCAAATTCAAATTGGTGAGTTAAAATTGGAGTTGGTTTTTAAAACGCATAATGAATTAAGTATGTATGAGTTTAGTATTAAAAAAAACATGTTAGATGCCTCTGGCCTATTGTTAAAAAAAGACTTTTTAAAGCAACAATTAACTAAAGAGATAGAGTACGCTAAAAAAATAGAGCAAACAGTTAGTTGCGCTATGCTAAGTATAAATGTTGATTCTTTTGATAAAGACATTAAACAATATATACAACTTATTCAAAAGAGTTCTAGAAGTTATGATTTGTTGAGTCACTATAAAGATAATATTTTTTGTTTAGTTTTGAAAAATACTGCTTTAGACAATGCATTGGTGTTTGCAAAACGTTTAAGCAATAATTTTTTAGATAATTATGGTTCTAAGGTACAAATTAATATGGGTATCAGTACTTCTCAAAATCATCAATTGACGGATGCAGATTTGATGATGGCCAATGCATTTGGCTATCTTCAAGAAGCTTGTAGGCGCTCAAAAGAGAGTATTGTTAGTCAAAGAAATATATAAATTATGTTTGAGGCACAAACTTTTAGATTGCATTTTGAAACACTAAATAAAGATAGTTCAGAGTTGGGGTTAGATAAAAATCAAGCACACTGGATAAAACGTGTATTAAGAAAAAATGATGGCGATACATTTGAGGCTCTTAATGGCAATGGAGGAGTTGCGCAAGTAAGATTAAACGGTAATGCATGTGAAGTTATTTCATTTAAGCAACACACAAGAAAACTATGCCAAATGGATTTTTACATTGCAATGGTTGCTTTAGATAAAGCAAAATTGATTGTAGAAAAACTAACAGAAATAGGTGCAGCGTCTATTCATTTTGTTAAAAGTAAAAGAAGTAATAAAATCTTGGATGAAAAAAAACATAAAGAAAAATTAGAAATTAAGGCAATAGAGTCAATTAAGCAGTGCGGTAATCCATACTTACCAAAAATTTACATGCATAAAAGCTTATCAATGTTGTTAAATGAGACAGCTGCACAAGCATATAAATTTTTTCTAAATGAAAACGAAATTGAATGTTATTTGTCCTTACCTAAGCTGAGTTCAAAAGAAAGCGTCATTGTATCAGTTGGGCCAGAAGCTTCATGGGATAGAGTTGAGAAACAACAATTTTTAGACCATGGTTTTGAGTCTGTATCATTGGGACCAAATGTTTTAAGAGTTGAAACTGCAGCAATAGTAGCAGCAGCACAAGTACTTGCCTTGAGTAACGTAAATAACAGTCCTGAAAATAAAAAGTAATAAATGCCATGTCAATTTTGTAAGGATGAATAAGTTTTGGATAAAATAAGTAAACTATACTACAATAGAAAATATTGGTGTTGAATAATAAATAATCAATAGAACAGTAGTCTGCTTTTTGTGTATGGCTTGGATTAAGGGAAATTATGTTGAAGAAAAAATATATATATCTAACTTTGCTGCTTAGCTTGGTTTTTGTTTTAACTGCATGTGCAGGAAAAAGACATGGAGATCTTTCATTAAAAAAAGGTACACCTAAAGCAGATCAAATGGAGATAATTCAGATTGAATTGGTCAATGAGATCAATGAAAAGTTTTCAGGAGATGTAAAGAAGGCATTGGAATATTATGCGCAAGAGCACAAAAATAATCAAAAAGACGATACAATAATGTTAAAGCAGGCAATTTTATATATCCAAGATCAGAAAATAGACAAAGCCCAAAAAAAACTAGAAACCATTGCTAAACTAAAACCAGAAAACAACAACGCAAAAAGATTGTTAGCCAGTTTATATTTATCAAAAGGGGATGTTTCTAAATCAAAAAAAATATATGAAGACCTTTTAGATAAAGAGCAAACGGCCACCATTGAAGATGCAATGACTTTAAGTCATGTATACATGTTAGAAAAAAACTATGATGAGGCCATGAAAGTTTTAAATAAAGCTGAGAAGCAATTTAAAGAAAAGCATATTGTGTATTTTTACAAAGCAAGAGTTTATTCTGAGCAACAAGATTTTTCTAAAGCCAGAGCTAATTTTATTAAAGCAAAAAAATATGATTCAAAGTATTTACCTAATATTAAAGCCTTAGGTTATCTTGAGGAGTATGAAGGTAATTATGACCAAGCATACAAGTATTATGAAAGAGCTTTAAAAATTGATTCAGAGGATGATTTGATGCGCTTACACTTGGCTGAGTTGTATTTAAGTCAGAAGAAATACAAGCAATCTAAAAAACATTTTTTTAAGTTGTATGAAAAAGATAACAAAAATGCAACATATCTGAGTAAGTTATCAATTAATCATTATTATTTAGATGAATATGCTCAAAGTAAACGATATTTAAATGAATTGCTTGAAAACCATCCCCAATATGATGTTGCTTATTATTATCTTGGACTGCTACAAGAAAAAACCCGGGATTATGATCAAGCCTTAACCAGCTTTTCAAAAGTAAAAGAAAAGAATGAATATTATGTAGATGCAAACTTGGTTTTGGCACAGATTTTATTTGATCAAGACAAAAAAGAGCAGGCTGAAAAGCACTTGCTTGACACAAATAAAAAAACTTACAGTGATCGATTTATAAGAGCCCTAGGAAGATTTTATGTCAGTGAAGGTAAACTAGATGATGCTGAGAAGATCTTAAAAAAGTATTTATCCAAAGAAGGTAAAAACATACAATATTTATTTAGTTATGCACAAATCTTAGAAGAGCAAAAGAAGTTTA
This window of the Oligoflexia bacterium genome carries:
- a CDS encoding tetratricopeptide repeat protein, whose amino-acid sequence is MLKKKYIYLTLLLSLVFVLTACAGKRHGDLSLKKGTPKADQMEIIQIELVNEINEKFSGDVKKALEYYAQEHKNNQKDDTIMLKQAILYIQDQKIDKAQKKLETIAKLKPENNNAKRLLASLYLSKGDVSKSKKIYEDLLDKEQTATIEDAMTLSHVYMLEKNYDEAMKVLNKAEKQFKEKHIVYFYKARVYSEQQDFSKARANFIKAKKYDSKYLPNIKALGYLEEYEGNYDQAYKYYERALKIDSEDDLMRLHLAELYLSQKKYKQSKKHFFKLYEKDNKNATYLSKLSINHYYLDEYAQSKRYLNELLENHPQYDVAYYYLGLLQEKTRDYDQALTSFSKVKEKNEYYVDANLVLAQILFDQDKKEQAEKHLLDTNKKTYSDRFIRALGRFYVSEGKLDDAEKILKKYLSKEGKNIQYLFSYAQILEEQKKFNEMEKILYSVIEKNPDHARALNYLGYSMLERDKNIDDAFVYVQRAHAIAPDNPYIMDSLGWAHYKKGQYAQALELLKKAHSNRSDESIIQEHIADTYAQMKQKSKAKVWYKKVLKMNSNEEDQKRIKEKLAEL
- a CDS encoding RsmE family RNA methyltransferase — translated: MFEAQTFRLHFETLNKDSSELGLDKNQAHWIKRVLRKNDGDTFEALNGNGGVAQVRLNGNACEVISFKQHTRKLCQMDFYIAMVALDKAKLIVEKLTEIGAASIHFVKSKRSNKILDEKKHKEKLEIKAIESIKQCGNPYLPKIYMHKSLSMLLNETAAQAYKFFLNENEIECYLSLPKLSSKESVIVSVGPEASWDRVEKQQFLDHGFESVSLGPNVLRVETAAIVAAAQVLALSNVNNSPENKK
- a CDS encoding FHA domain-containing protein, whose translation is MLNKNKKSSQRSSDFDQQPCLYVLNGFDTGKMIHIYQQSMSIGSTKTNDIVLRGQGVDDMHARLDIVDRKNITLSNYSNNYPTLINGQIINQTSIKASDQIQIGELKLELVFKTHNELSMYEFSIKKNMLDASGLLLKKDFLKQQLTKEIEYAKKIEQTVSCAMLSINVDSFDKDIKQYIQLIQKSSRSYDLLSHYKDNIFCLVLKNTALDNALVFAKRLSNNFLDNYGSKVQINMGISTSQNHQLTDADLMMANAFGYLQEACRRSKESIVSQRNI